TGCAAAGTTTAAAATGATTTTCCCTACTAATAACGTAAAGTGTACAATCAGTTAATGCTTGTATATTCCAATAATTTTCTGATTCGAAAATAAAACTGGAAAGTGACGTTATAAACTTTCCATTACTACCAATCCAAAAGGTAATTTCTTTTCCTTCGGCGATATCATACATTCTTAAGTATCCCGATTCGATAAATGCCATTTTCCTGCAAATTTTTCCCGATTCTGAAAAAAATGCCCCCTTCTTTATTTTTATAATTTCAAAATAAGAAATTATGGAATCTAAAGAATCATTATCAATATTAATTTTATCTGAAATACAACATCTTAGTGGTTCCATTTTTTCTAATTATAACGATTGTAATCCAAAGGGATTGTTTTTTTATTAAAACTTAATGATTCATCTTGGTTTTTATTTTCCGGATTAAAACCACAGCAATAGCACCACCAATAAAAGACACGAAAAGATTTAGAGCAAACAAACCAATATGAACATCTCCAAATTGAATGATTGATTTGGGATCAAAGCCTAGACTACCTAAAGATTTAAGTAAAAAAATACTGCCAAAAACACCGGCGATGGTATTACCAATAATTCCTAATGAATATATCTTAAAAATATACCCTGTAATATTTGCTCCGATAATTCCAACCAAAATGCTTATTAGAGAAATTAAAGTATCTGTCATAGACGTATGTATTACACTTAAATTGGTATTAATGACCATAATCCATGTTATCAATTTTTCCTCCCATGAGCCTTTTCTGAATAATCATATATACAAATAGAAGAATAAAACCAATAATACCCCAATTAAGAGCCACGGATAATCCATACTCTGGTGCAGCGGTATTGTAAATAGTTAATGATTCATTTAACGCGTTATTAGAAG
The Flavivirga spongiicola genome window above contains:
- a CDS encoding Crp/Fnr family transcriptional regulator, translating into MEPLRCCISDKINIDNDSLDSIISYFEIIKIKKGAFFSESGKICRKMAFIESGYLRMYDIAEGKEITFWIGSNGKFITSLSSFIFESENYWNIQALTDCTLYVISRENHFKLCKEQPKWLEFDNVLLAHSFALLERSMFAQLHTTAQQRFETLLKEEPALFNHVPLQHIASMLGITPESLSRLRNKLAQSNS